The sequence ATGCCTCCATCGCTATTGCCGCCGTAGCCTCCTACATCAATAGCTATAAAATTATAATTGGCGTCGCAAACTCCCAGTAGGTTGATCGAATGGAAATGCTTGTAGTTGAAATACAATGACCCACTGTTTGGAGGGCATTGTATAGCTACATGTTTGCCATCTATTGCACCACAACAGTTCGGGAAGTTCCATAATTCATAGAACTCACTGCTGTACTTGttccaaccattttcatcgaCCTCGGGCATGTAATCAGACACCAGACACTCCCATAGGACACTACACACTTCAAGAGATATCATTCTGACAGTGGAGACACCCATACGGAATAGTCTAGAAATGACGTATACCGACGAACCGTGCGCGAGATACCTGTAatagtaataaaaataatataaatatatatttttcattCAATACTGCATTGAACTGATTAGTAGTTCTTAGGTTTAATCTGCGTTTAATAAGTGTTAAATGAAATCATATCTTAAAGGaattaaaatagatgttagTGCTTTTAAAGTTCAATTGCAGTTTAGTTACCTGCAAGAATTGAATGTCAACTGTATAATAATCTATATATTAGCAAACATATTAAAACTATGCATAGCAAAATAGAACACTCACATCAATGTCATAAACAGCCTGCATTCCGCAGAAATAGGTGTACGAAAGGAAAACTTTTGAAGGCGGTCGCCAACTTTGCTCAGAAGCAAGTCGaatgattccggattcattCTAACTGACTTTACGAAGTACTCCGGGTCTCTTCTCCTCATGAGCTTGTAGTCGGTTTCAAAAAACCCCTTCTTGTCCCGGTCTTCATTGGACGGTCGGACCCACCATCTGCAATACGAAATTATCACGATAAATAAGACGGAAATAATTCCAGTAAAATTACTTACCTCCGTTGAACTCTGCTTGTGCCACTACGAATTAACTTCCGTAGCTCGTTCACCACGGACAGTATTTCAACAACTTGCGGCACCTCTTCAATGAAATCCATTCTTTTTTCGGATTTGTTGGATGAAATTAATTATATGTAAGCTAGGAAAACCTTTCCcagttttttaataaaatttttagAAATACTTTACGCAGTAAAATAGTTTGCACAAAATAATATGTAAACAACACAAGATGCGATGACAGATCAGCagacaacgcaacgcaacattGTGTGCGCTCAATACGTTAACGTATCCGTCAACGTTTTTAGTACTTTGAAGGATGCGTTAAAGCTGACGCTGAAGTCAACGCTGACGCAGCATTGTGGCCCCCGCTTTATAAATTGTTCTGCAGACTTTTTAATCTTGCTAATTAATTCAGTGAACAATTTTGTTTACTTGTGTACATTGTCAATGTTGTTTCACAGTCATTTTACCTCCTTATATACATTTCATTCGTAATATTCTTTGAAGTCAAATAATTTACCATCTTCGCAATatagtgttgacccgatttggTCTACCctgattttatcacattttcgacccgattttacaaccccatttttttttttttttaatttcagtcgttctttttgttttcgtaaataatacaatACCGTAAATAATACAAACAAcagtgattttcatgaaataactttcaccgcttGTGGTTAATTGTGATTCGTCTCTAAGTGCCTGTCCAGGATTTTGAAAGCATTTCGAGAAGAAAATACTGGAACCGTACACGCATTTTGCCTTTATAATGCATAAACTGGTTCATATTtgtaaaatgaattaaaaattgttttttttttcgattttgtcacattttctaTTTTATAACCCAAAAATCGGGACATTACTGTATTATTTACGTTCTCATTTTATTTCTCATACAAATGTAATTCTCATCCATTTTGTAAATATATACATTAAATATTTTCCGTATACTCTTTAcatccattttattcatgtatttatttttatgactccaaaatcattaattcattttttatttacttgTAGAGGATGTTTAATTTTTACCAAAGTTTTAAAGCTGGAGCTGAACTAAGCTGAACCGATTTGACTGCGGAAGCCACAACAGCCACAACGGCTACAGAAACTTCCATAGCTACGAACTCCAATCGAACCTTTGAAGCTGCCAAATCGGCCACAGTTAGTTATGTGGACCACTTCCGATAGAAGAAAAGAGGTACTAAACGCATTGTTATCATGTCATTGTCTCGGATATTCATGATGCGTCCTGTTCAATTTGGAGCTATTTTGATAGTGGATAAACTGGTGAGCATGTTCcaattctttcttttctttctttcatttccttgtaaatttaaaaattgaaaaattgaacactaaatacgtacagggcatagTTTGTTACTATCGTCGCGAATATTGtaggagtcccaggtatccagttcacgctttagttagcaacggtggctcttctcgaccttctattccctgagtagttagtacgaataaggacGTCTTTGTGAaattttgctgtacctgttatgaataaCTTACATGCCGTTCCCTTCacttcctgaagcaacttcttGCTTCAGGGGTGAATCCTTTGTAGTACTGGTCTTCGTAATAAAAAGGgaaccattacggagcatgagatatgatctaattattcgtagtactacttgatcaacGCCCCAGTtgggtgaggggtagaggatgacacacacacacacaataaccaaaataaaatgacacatgtacgtacagggggagaggggggtcagtgatttgtgacagtttgtgacatgagggggggaggggggttgaaaatgccgaaaaacgatggacgtaatttttgaacgatcccttaATGATCtacacggaaaaaaatattttagtaacATCCCGCATAATGAAAAACGACATGCCATATAGTCAAAATTACATATGCGTTATAAGATATAttgtcactattcacttcgttGTTAGCATACAATTTTAAGCTTGATTCACCATACCAAGCCTACATCAACACTTACTGTTAATACATAACATGCTGTCGATGTGTAATTATATAGTTCTTGAATTGTACATCTACCAACTGATGTATGGTacatcgaaaattttgttcgaaaaaacgaccagatttaaatgttaattatacttaaccgcccattactCATATGGTAGTTTGGCCGTTTACCATCTGAGCTACTGTTGAAACAGTATATGAGACTGTCTATTTATAGTTAACTACTATTAGTGAGACCATCGCTACAATACCACTTATTCTCTTCAATTATAACAGATGCGGTCTACGTATGGTCCATGATTATGCGGGATTATTCTCCATtctcgctgtccggaacatcttttgctggcgggGAGGGGAtctatacgatttgacagttagatctatacgatttgacagttaggtaccacgcatgtttcggacagcagatcaaagggaaccgaagcgataaTCTTATCTGGGtaactaatgtcgttttcgtttattcCGGACGGTGTACATTATTGTGCAACATTATTGCCACCGCAAATACGAACGGTTCGGGTGCAACTTTTTGACTGCCAACACATGTTTTCGATAGTGTTGGTGTTGTCGTCAATCAAAtccatcaaatatcatatagcGAGTAAATATTATTGAGATTTATGCAAGGATGTAATATTTGTAAGGATGTAATATTTTTGTcttgtttttaatgtttttttttctaaatatctACTTTATATTGCACAAAGTATTAcacaaattttgtaatttattttgcaaattgaaaacGTATAAAGTAGTTTCTTATGCGTTTTGTGTATTGTTTGTAACATATTTAaatgtagaaaaaccttcaaaaaAACAAAGGGCCCTTGTAGAATTTGATAAATTGTGAATGTTAGAAATTCATGAAATCTAGccgtttatatttatttgaaaactattAAAAACGAAGATCGATTaatataccgccatcggggttAAGTTGAGTTAAGAATGAGTCATCGCTGTTACTGGCAGCCAAGAGGTCGATAACAAATCGTTGGAAAACGACTCTTATGGTTAATTAGTTTTCTTGCTACTAAAAACATTTTAAGTTGTTGACAGTGACCTATTTTCAACCCCATTTGATTCTTTGTCACCCCCAATGACGGTATCAAAATCGGAGGTCGTAGGCCGTAAACTATTTGTTTGTGcggtgtacattcctccagacCGAACTCGAGACTTGGAACTCATAGACACGCACTGCCGATCAGTCTTCTTTGCGTCGGAAATAGCGTCTCCCAACGATGAAATCATCGTTCTGGGCGACTTCAACCTTGCAGGAGTCGCGTGGGTTCCAACTCACAACGGTTTCCTACGCCCTGATCAGGAGCATTCCTCGTTTCACCCGGGAGTTCTCAGGTTGCTGGATAATTACAGTACTGCAACGTTATCTCAAGTTAATTGCATCGTGAATGAGAATAATCGCTTGTTGGATCTGTGCTTCGTCGGCGGTCGTTACACCGCTCCATTTATTTCCACTGCACCTGTTCCTTTGGTCAAGGCTTCCCCTCATCATCCATCTCTTGTCATTGGAGTTGATAATGATGACGTCCATGACTATGTTGGTACTTCAACGGCTGTGTCATATGTTTTTCGCAAGGCGAATTATTGCAGTATTGCCGAAGTGCTGTCTAACTTGGATTGGCAGAGTATCCTCGACCCGGCCGATGCAAATATCGCTGCACAGACTTTTTCTCATGTCTTGGCATATGTCATTGACAGACATGTTCCAAAGAAGATTGCCCATACCGACTCTAAGGTTCCGTGGATGACAAATGACCTTCGTTCgttgaaaaggacaaaaaaGGCCGTCTTGAAAAGATTCACAAGGTTCCGCACTCTTCCCTTGAAGCACCATTATGATAGGCTGAACAACGAATACAAACGGTTATATCGTTTCTATTTTAAACGTTACCAGCGGAGGATACAGCAACGGCTTAAAACCCATCCGAAATCCTTTTGGAACTACGTAAACGAGCAGCGTAAGGAAGTAGGTCTCCCATCGTCCATGGTCTACAATGGAGACATGGCTTCAACTCAACAAGAGATTTGTATAACCTATTCTCGGCCAAGTTTGCTAGCGTGTTTGTCAATGAGCGCCTCTCCAATGACTCCATAACCAGCGCAGCGGGTAATGTACCCTTAACGAATCAAACCAAGGGGTAAACCACTCGGCACAATGTGCCGGCGGCACATTCGGCACACTTTCGGCACGTCTGGGCACCATTCTTAGCGTTTTTCTATTTTGACAGCTGAGCTTTGTCAGCTTTGAAGTGTCAAGCAAGAGTGTAAaagcaaacaaaaataaacCATCATTCGCTCCTTGGCCGTTGAAGTAGCAACATCGTGAAATCAACGAGGCTTGTGAATTTGGTGCGCGAAACGTGATTTTTCCAAACAATCTTTTGAAATACCCAAATCTGTAAATAACTGTACATATTGTAGTGATAAGATCATATCGACATAATAGCAAGTAAGTTAAATATTCtccatttgtgatttttctaagGTTTAAGTTAGTGAGTAGTTATTGAGGTCaaggttaagttgaaaaaaaaaagtacagTCGCGAAAACACATGGTAATGAGCAGATGAATTGGGACGACGACGAAGATGACAATGGAGGAGATCCACAATTGATGGCTCCTCCAACAACTGCAATAGAAAAAAGGAAACTCCGATCGAACAAAACTTCAGGGAAAAACGACAGTGACGAGGAAACAAATAAAAGTAAACGAAACAAGACAACGGACAATGAAATGCATAACGGAAACAAAATGGCGGATTTGAGCAAGACCAAACGTGATCACTCGTTGAATCAAGCGACGGGCGCCATTGCAAAAAACACAGGGAAGATCGCTAGAGCAAACAAAGACAAAATAGACGGACAATACATAGACAACTGGACCAAGAACCAAGAATCTACACAACATTTAtaattgaaaaaagaaaaaagacgaAAATGGAACTGAAAAGGAATACAATCAGAAAGAAAAATACCCACACCCAATGGAAGTAGCAAAAATGCTGCAGAACATTGGCGTTAAGAATTATCGAGAAATGAAGTCAGTAGGACGAGGTCGATTTCAAATAACATATGACAAACCGCGAGAAGCAGAACAGTTAATAAACTCTAAATTGCTCACAGACGAATTCGGATACACGGTATTTGTTCCAGGTCGATTCAAAGAGAGTATTGGTGTGGTAAGAAATGTGCCCCCAACTCTCAATGAAGATGAGATCTTGAACAACATATCCTCCGGTAATATACAAATTCAGAAAGTGGAACGAATAAACAGAAAAGTAGCTGATAACAAATTCACTCCTACATACTCGATAAAAATTTACGCGAAAGGACAACATCTCCCAGATTCAATAATGATCTACGGAATACCGGCGCGATGTGaaccatacatttttccattgaAGGTTTGTAATAAATGCTGGCGATTTGGTCATGTGGAAAGATTTTGCAAATCACAGAATCCAAGGTGTAACAACTGTGGAAATGAACATACAGAAAAAGAATGTCAAAATGAAACAACTACATGTGTGAACTGCAAAGGCGAACATAAAGCTAACGACAAGGAATGCCCAGAAAGAAGAAGACAAGACAAAATCAGAGTTGACATGGCAGTAAACAAAACCTCATTTTTCGAAGCAACTAAAAAATACCCCAGAAATAACATAAGCACAGTTCAATATCGACTGGAATCAGAGAAACAATTTCCGTCACTCCCCGAAATTGAAAATGAAACGCTCTCAAAGAACTTTGCTCTTCcaagaaaagacaaaaagaaaAACATACAACAAAAATACACATTTCCTCAAGCAGAAATTATCCCTGAACCACAACACACTTTCGAAGAAAACCCACACAGAACATCTGAAATAGAAAGAATCACACAACACATCCAAGAAGAAATAATCAAacaattgaatttgaaaaacataGTAGACAAGATTAAAGCCATACAAAACAACATTAGTCAGAACACACAAAAACAGATACAATAGAACAAGATTTGTTAATAATAAATATCAGCAATGAACTAAATGCAATAATTAATCCAGAAATAAATATCTAAACAATCTAAAATGGACTTACAAAATAACAGAAAACTAACAATCATCCAAAATAACGTTACGAGTATCCGGCCGATGGATACTCGTGAAGTGATCAAACAATTTATGAACCAAGAAAAATTGACATTGCTATACTTAACGAGATATGGTTAAAACCAAATGAAACATACAAATTTACAGGATATACATTCATAACAGAAGTACGACCTACCGGTTATGGAGGTTGGATTCCTCATACATAAAGATATCAGTTTTAAGCAAATTAAATTACCGGATCTAAAACCAATTGAAGTAATAGCTATAGAAACTATAAATACAATACCTAAAATGCTAATAATTTCTATATACATCCCACCATTACCCGTTAATAATACCGATATAATACCGAAAATACTAGATATTATTGAACAAGTAAATAAACCCACGATACTAGCAGGAGACTTTAATGCTCATAACTTAATGTGGAATCCATACCATCCAAACTGCCCGAGAGGAGAACTTATAGAACATTTAATGGAAAATAGAGATTTGACTATACTAAATGACGGCACAAGTACACTCATTAAACCACCGGATACAATACCTTCAGCAATAGATCTAACTTTTGCAACATCAACACTAGCCAGTAAAATAGAATGGAAAGTACTGAACGTAgatttttttagcaatcataAAGTAAtcaaaatagaaatagaaagcTCGAATACACCACAAcaacacaatgcacaatatctAAATAAGAATCAagcaataaacaaaataaacaatctACAACCGCAAATGATCCACACACCAGAAGATCTCCTCAACTCATAGAAGAAAGTATCCAACTATCAAAATTTACCATAGATAACCATAAAAACCAAACACACCGAAAAAATGGTGGACAAAGAAAATAGAACAGCTATGGAAggataaaaatcaaaaactagTAGATTTTACACAAACCATACATATGATAACCTATTGGAATTTAAGAAAACAAGAGCAATTCTTAAAAGAGAAATAAGAATCGAaaaagaaaaagttggaaaGAACTAACAGAATCAATTAATCCGGAAATGCACCAGAGAAAATTATGGGATACAGTAAAATGATAAATGGTGGTAGACcctcaaaaataataataacctACTAACGGATAAACAATTGGCATCACAATTCATAACAACTAACTTTCCGAAGCTAAAAGAATTAAATTTCATTCCAACACCAACTAACAGACAAATAAAATAGATTTTTAGAAATCGATAAAATCATTAATAGCAAAAAGACCATTCAACTCCCGGAGTTGACGATTTTCTTTCTATATCTTGAAACGACTGAATTTGAACATGAAAATCAGAATAACAGAAATTTTAAACGAAGTATTAGATACCGGTAGAATTCCAATTGAATGGCGATCCATaaaaataattccaattttGAAACCGGAGAAAGACCCGAATTCACATGAATTTTACAGACCCTTAGCAATGTTAAATATTCTCCTCAAGCTCATTAACAATATTGTTAAAATAGATTGGTGGATTTCTTAAATACAAATAATATAATACCAATCAAATCATTCGGATTTAAAAAACACACATCAGCTCTAACATGTGTCAACGCATTAATTTCTGAAATACATCAAGCAAAACGAGAAGGAGAAATTATCATAGCCACATTTATTGATTTGACAAAAGCATTCGATAATGTGAACATCAGTAAATTACTAATAGCACTGAAACAATATGAAGTACCAACTGAAATAATAAACTGGATATACTATTatttaaaagaaagaaaagtaATACTGAAATTCAATGATAACACAGAAATAACACAAATAACAAACTCCGGTCTCCCACAAGGTTGTCCATTATCCCCAATACTCTTtaatatttacacaaaatagtTAATACAATAGTTAGACAGGACgaaattttaatacaatttgcAGATGATTTCACAGCAATGACAAAAGGTTTTAGTACAGGAGTAGCAGCTAACagaatgaataattttctaagACGAATCCACGAAGCGTTTAAAGACCTAGGATTAGAAATCAATCCAACAAAGTCTGCATCCATAgtgtttaaaaacaaatttgatcCTAACATAGACATCAACATAAATAACAGCCCGATAGCTATCAAAGAAAACCACAGAATATTAGGTATACTAATAGATCACAAGCTTAACTACAAAACACACATCAAATCTACAATAGTAAAGGCTAAAAAGAAAATTAATATACTGAAAATGATCAGCAGAAAGAAAAGTGGAGCACATCCGGAACAGATGTTACGGATCACAAACGCATTAGTCAGACCTCAAATAGAATATGGAATAACAATAATAGCAGCAGCGTCCAAAACAGAATTTAAAAAACTAGAAACGGTTCATCATTCAGCAATCAGGACCTCGCTGAGGCTATTGCAATCAACTCCTAACCATGTCGTTCTATACGAATCAGGGGAATTACCACTAAAGCTTAGAGCTGAACATTTAGCACTCAAAGAAATAGCAAGAACAATCTTCTATGAGAATAGTCCAATAGTATCTAATTTATGGGAAATAATGCATATGAATCACATTCCAAAACACGCCTCATACTTAGAAAAAACAGCTTCAGTAAACAATTATAACTTTTTACAAATGGGAAAAAGTTGAACTAAAACAGGAAAAAGATCAGATAAggaataaaattattgtttaCGACGAAATTAAAGGTCTAAAAAGAAAAACTTACCAAAAAGCATACAAAAACAATAGTATCAGAATTAATACAAACTAAATACAATACAGGTTACCATATTTTTACAGACGGATCAATAATAAATTCACTAGTAGGAATTGGTTACTATGATCCACAAGAGAAGATATCATACAGTGGAAAACTTAAAACAGGATTCACGATCATGAACGCAGAGATTGTTGCTATACTAAAGGCAATAGAATATTGTAAAGAAAAGAATATACAAGAACTGAACATTTTACAGATTCAAAAGTGCATGCACGCTGTTGAACAAGGAAAATGAAACGGATAATTACTTAATAGAGGAgttgaaaagtaaaatattGGAATTAGAAATACAGACAATAAAAATTCAATGGATACCAGGACATATAGGTCATATAGGAAACGACAGAGCAGATAATGCCGCGAAATTGGGAATTACAAGGAATGTAGAAGAAAATTACAGCTACACTATAGGTGACATgcaacaaatattcaaacaagAAACATTAAGAATGTGGCAGGATAAATATTCACATGAATCAACAGAAAAGGGAAAATTTCACTATACACATGCCAAGACAGTTACACTAAAACCATGGTTTAAACACTTTGACCTCCAAACGTTAGATATAATAAGACTAACAAGAATTAGAACCGGACATACTGCAACTAAAGAACGACTTTACAGTTGGAATTTGATAAGAGACGACCGATGCGAACATTGTAACACGACAGAAGATTTAATACACATGCTGTATGACTGCTCTAAACATAGCTTAACTAGAAAATACCATCACATGCTtgaacaaaaaatcgatttaccAGTTTTACTAGCTGACCTTAACGTTGATAACTATAAATCACTGGCCAAATACCTGAGAACAATCA comes from Armigeres subalbatus isolate Guangzhou_Male chromosome 2, GZ_Asu_2, whole genome shotgun sequence and encodes:
- the LOC134215886 gene encoding uncharacterized protein LOC134215886, yielding MDFIEEVPQVVEILSVVNELRKLIRSGTSRVQRRWWVRPSNEDRDKKGFFETDYKLMRRRDPEYFVKSVRMNPESFDLLLSKVGDRLQKFSFRTPISAECRLFMTLMYLAHGSSVYVISRLFRMGVSTVRMISLEVCSVLWECLVSDYMPEVDENGWNKYSSEFYELWNFPNCCGAIDGKHVAIQCPPNSGSLYFNYKHFHSINLLGVCDANYNFIAIDVGGYGGNSDGGIFANSEFGKRLMSNQLHFPPPCELPDSSEMLPHYIVGDAAFPLKQNLIRPYPGLRLPPLQETFNKRQSRARRTIENSFGVLVARWRILKNTLVMLPNSAEAVVKACVILHNFVKRHASSEYCPPGFIDIIDRDGNIDVPGEWRTLVEQPLRGIPASSLQKGNNAERSAFGNRDALANYIFNHPIA